Proteins encoded within one genomic window of Oryza brachyantha chromosome 7, ObraRS2, whole genome shotgun sequence:
- the LOC102703989 gene encoding MMS19 nucleotide excision repair protein homolog, with translation MAKVPLAQWVSHVEAFVDVSRAPAQHSASVDALAALVNKDKLTLFDLVSNMEMYLTTTDHVVRSRGILLLGEILCQISFKQLDVNAISTLSDFFISRLSDWQALRGALVGCLALLRRKQTVGSIIIADVKRLLETFLQNVQVQSLAAADRKLCFQILNYILDHYPEAVKTLVDELLYGICEAIDEEKDPECLKLSFHLVEAVMKLFPDPSGLATQYASEVFEILSKYYPIYFTHGVGDDLDATRDDLSKALMHAFCSTPYFEPFAIPLLLDKLSSSLPLAKLDSLKYLDNCIRCYGADRMGGHATTIWFKLKEVIFSLPTDQILSTSGSSKDMEKNNNQIVSEALTCLKTAITHMGPLDENRLINLILLDEDIVSSIHSVESEETSVLTLQNLIQLHALGSVISILAESSAYFCTRVLQAHFVRLVDSLEISAGRGSQHLNNRSGSSAPINYGALYLSVQMLSSCREVALAYQEDFSPIKSAKESWWLILEKKMDSIIHLLQSVLTIDSQPAQSALRQDYVSCAVKGLITIATFPEQCSPLSANAYEEVLLTLTSVIMSKCENVHLWRLSLKALTSIGSSIVEFHASQKENIYNKVVVDKIISLDEPYDTSIPLNLRLEACFEVGTSGSNSMLRVARSLEEAVVSSISEVNGRTGCTVHLLECYCGRVLPWLFTFGGVNELALNFAVRLWNEIRDLAISDRIRSQGLLSSLMMGMKLLVGICTEEQQSLIVQKAYGTISSMLSLPVISMAQHLLAVNEPVPLYSVHDTPIVCMLSSVIVGLRPQTPLPDMMMIINLFTAFLLKGQIPAAHALASIFNKNLQISEFSHENRLDKVLDTILERCFSTISLRSSMKISLSHAARPDDANCSESLSGSIDSKDDIMAGLAWLGKGLLMRGDEKVKDVSMFLLKCLCSDQSLAGISSHQEEHDINDSSCASLATSAADAFHVMMSDSEVCLNKKFHARIKPLYKQRFFSILMPIFISKIKESTVMVTKFVLYRAFGHIISNVPVPAVITEAHKILLVMVDSLAKLSQDIKDKDLVYSMLLVLSGMLMDEKGKECIVENIHIVVNVLAQLVSYPHMMVVRETALQCFVAMSSLPHSRIYRMRPQILQAAIKALDDKKRTVRHEAVRCRQTWKSYA, from the exons TCGCCCAATGGGTTTCCCATGTGGAGGCCTTCGTCGACGTCTCCCGCGCCCCGGCCCAACAC TCTGCCAGCGTGGACGCCCTTGCTGCCTTGGTGAACAAAGACAAGCTGACCCTCTTCGATTTG gTGTCAAATATGGAGATGTACTTGACGACGACGGACCACGTTGTTAGATCCAGAG GAATCTTGCTTCTGGGGGAAATCTTGTGTCAAATTTCATTCAAACAGTTAGATGTTAATGCTATTTCAACATTGTCAGACTTCTTTATATCAAGATTG TCAGATTGGCAAGCACTTCGAGGAGCACTTGTTGGGTGTTTGGCTTTGTTGCGCAGAAAACAGACTGTTGGTAGCATCATCATTGCTGATGTCAAAAGACTTCTCGAGACTTTCTTGCAGAATGTCCAAGTCCAGTCACTTGCAGCTGCTGATCGCAAG CTATGCTTTCAAATTCTGAACTACATACTGGATCACTATCCAGAGGCTGTCAAAACATTG GTTGATGAGCTTCTGTACGGAATCTGTGAAGCCATTGATGAAGAAAAGGACCCAGAATGCTTGAAGCTTTCATTTCATTTGGTGGAAGCTGTCATGAAGCTATTTCCAGATCCATCTGGTTTGGCAACACAATATGCAAGCGAAGTTTTTGAGATTCTGAGTAAATATTATCCGATATACTTCACACAT GGAGTGGGTGATGATTTGGACGCTACAAGAGATGACCTTTCTAAGGCActaatg CATGCCTTTTGTTCAACCCCATATTTTGAGCCCTTCGCAATTCCTTTGCTTCTAGATAaactttcttcttctcttccatTAGCCAAG CTTGATTCTTTAAAATATCTGGATAATTGCATCCGCTGCTATGGTGCAGACAGAATGGGCGGACATGCAACCACTATTTGGTTTAAGTTGAAAGAAGTGATTTTTAGCCTTCCCACGGACCAAATTTTGTCAACCTCAGGGTCATCTAAAGACATGGAGAAGAATAACAATCAAATAGTATCAGAAGCTCTCACTTGTTTGAAGACAGCTATTACTCATATGGGTCCTTTAGATGAAAATCGTTTGATCAATTTAATCTTGCTGGATGAGGACATTGTGAGTAGCATCCATTCTGTGGAAAGTGAAGAAACCTCTGTTTTGACTTTACAAAACCTGATTCAACTACATGCCCTTGGAAGTGTTATTTCTATTCTTGCTGAATCATCTGCATATTTCTGCACTAGAGTTCTTCAAGCGCATTTCGTGCGCTTGGTAGATAGTTTGGAAATCTCAGCTGGTCGTGGATCTCAACACTTGAATAATCGCAGTGGATCTTCTGCTCCTATTAACTATGGTGCGCTCTATTTATCTGTCCAAATGCTTTCATCCTGTCGAGAGGTGGCCTTGGCATATCAAGAAGATTTTTCTCCAATTAAATCAGCAAAGGAGTCTTGGTGGCTtatcttagaaaaaaaaatggattcaaTAATCCATCTTCTTCAATCTGTATTGACCATTGATTCTCAGCCTGCCCAGTCAGCACTCAGGCAAGATTATGTTTCATGTGCTG TGAAGGGTTTGATAACCATTGCAACTTTCCCGGAACAATGTTCACCTCTATCAGCAAATGCATACGAGGAGGTTCTGTTGACACTTACTTCAGTAATTATGAGCAAGTGTGAAAATGTGCATTTGTGGAGATTGTCATTGAAAGCATTGACCAGCATTGGCTCATCCATTGTGGAGTTTCATGCTTctcaaaaggaaaatatttaCAACAAAGTAGTTGTTGACAAGATTATTTCTCTGGATGAACCTTATGATACTTCGATACCCCTCAACCTAAGACTTGAAGCATGTTTCGAAGTTGGTACTTCAGGTTCAAACAGTATGTTAAGGGTTGCTAGATCTCTTGAAGAAGCTGTTGTCAGCAGTATTTCTGAG GTTAATGGAAGAACAGGCTGCACAGTCCATCTGCTTGAATGCTACTGTGGTCGGGTCCTTCCTTG GTTGTTTACTTTTGGTGGTGTCAATGAACTTGCTTTGAACTTTGCTGTGCGTCTCTGGAATGAAATTAGGGACTTGGCTATTTCAGATAGAATCAGATCACAG ggTCTTCTTAGCTCACTAATGATGGGAATGAAGCTTTTAGTTGGAATCTGCACAGAGGAACAACAGTCATTGATTGTTCAGAAAGCATATGGCACAATATCGTCGATGCTATCACTTCCTGTGATATCAATGGCACAGCATCTTTTGGCTGTCAATGAGCCAGTTCCTTTATACTCTGTTCATGATACACCTATTGTGTGTATGCTTTCATCGGTCATAGTTGGTCTTCGGCCTCAAACACCTCTACCAGATATGATGATGATTATTAATCTCTTTACAGCATTCCTACTGAAAGGGCAAATCCCAGCTGCCCATGCATTAGCTTCCATTTTCAACAAAAATCTACAAATTTCAGAATTCTCACATGAGAATAGATTGGATAAAGTGCTTGATACTATTCTTGAGAGGTGTTTCTCAACTATATCATTGCGAAGCAGTATGAAGATATCTCTCTCTCATGCTGCCCGTCCAGATGATGCTAATTGCTCGGAGAGCTTGTCTGGAAGCATTGATTCAAAGGATGATATTATGGCTGGCTTGGCATGGCTTGGCAAAGGATTGCTTATGAGAGGAGATGAAAAGGTGAAGGATGTTTCAATGTTTCTTCTTAAATGCCTATGCTCGGATCAGAGTTTGGCTGGCATTTCATCCCACCAGGAAGAACATGATATCAATGATTCATCATGTGCCTCTCTTGCAACATCTGCAGCTGATGCATTCCATGTGATGATGAGTGATTCAGAAGTTTGCCTGAACAAGAAGTTTCATGCAAGAATAAAACCATTGTATAAGCAGCGTTTCTTCTCAATATTGATGCCAATTTTTATCTCCAAAATCAAGGAATCTACTGTGATGGTAACAAA ATTTGTTTTGTATCGAGCTTTTGGGCATATCATTTCCAATGTTCCAGTACCAGCAGTTATAACAGAAGCCCATAAG ATTTTACTTGTGATGGTTGATAGCTTAGCTAAATTAAGTCAGGATATTAAGGATAAAGATCTAGTGTATAGTATGTTGCTCGTCTTGTCTGGAATGCTTATGGATGAAAAAG GCAAAGAATGCATTGTGGAGAATATCCATATCGTCGTCAATGTTCTCGCACAGCTTGTATCGTATCCTCACATGATG GTTGTTCGCGAGACAGCCTTACAATGTTTTGTTGCCATGTCTAGTCTTCCTCACTCAAGAATTTATCGCATGCGACCACAG ATCCTACAAGCTGCAATCAAGGCTCTTGATGATAAGAAAAGGACAGTTCGTCATGAGGCTGTTCGGTGTCGACAAACATG GAAATCATATGCTTAA
- the LOC102721658 gene encoding protein LIFEGUARD 2-like, with protein sequence MGKHGHHDAEAQAAGSSSFPPPPPPPATVAGGGGGGGEVACPYLIERPELRWAFIRKVYAIVAMQLVVTVAVAAAFYSVPAIRRFFLARTPASLAAFVAVIVAPLIVMLPTMFLRKKHPINLVLLAMFTICMSCAIALGCLSVKAGIVIIEAASLTFAVVLGLTLYTFCAAERGHDFSFLRPFLVAAFLVLVLYGFIQMLLPMGKVGTTVFGCAAALVFSGFIIYDTDNLIKRHAYDEYVAAAISLYLDTVNVFMAVVTALDASDS encoded by the exons ATGGGTAAGCACGGCCACCACGACGCGGAGGCTCAGGccgccggcagcagcagcttcccgccgccgccgccaccgccggcgacggtggcaggaggcggcggcggcggcggcgaagtggCGTGCCCGTACTTGATCGAGAGGCCGGAGCTCCGGTGGGCGTTCATCCGCAAGGTGTACGCGATCGTGGCGATGCAGCTGGTGGTGAccgtcgccgtggccgccgccttctACTCTGTCCCGGCCATCCGCCGCTTCTTCCTCGCCCGCACGCCGGCGTCGCTCGCCGCCTTCGTGGCCGTTATCGTCGCCCCCCTCATCG TGATGCTGCCGACGATGTTTCTCCGTAAGAAGCACCCCATCAACCTCGTCCTTCTAGCCATGTTCACCATTTGCATGAGCTGCGCCATTGCCTTGGGCTGCCTCTCTGTCAAAG CCGGCATTGTCATAATCGAAGCAGCATCCCTAACATTTGCGGTGGTCCTGGGCTTAACACTCTACACATTCTGTGCGGCCGAGAGAGGCCATGACTTCAGCTTCCTCCGCCCGTTTTTGGTCGCGGCCTTCCTCGTCCTCGTGCTCTACGGCTTCATCCAG ATGTTGCTGCCAATGGGGAAGGTGGGGACGACGGTGTTCgggtgcgcggcggcgctggtgtTCTCCGGCTTCATCATCTACGACACCGACAACCTGATCAAGAGGCACGCCTACGACGAGTACGTCGCGGCGGCCATCTCCCTCTACCTCGACACCGTCAACGTCTTCATGGCCGTCGTCACTGCACTCGACGCTTCAGATTCATAG